From Mustela erminea isolate mMusErm1 chromosome 1, mMusErm1.Pri, whole genome shotgun sequence, a single genomic window includes:
- the UTS2B gene encoding LOW QUALITY PROTEIN: urotensin-2B (The sequence of the model RefSeq protein was modified relative to this genomic sequence to represent the inferred CDS: substituted 1 base at 1 genomic stop codon), with translation MNKVLSTTLCFGLLTLLTVMIFLELVHGQPYLTQGNELFPDKEDTNNEELLLALLNKHFDFQRPSNIDRXLASKLEELKQLEKLKEQFTEAKDVEISYAIDGPSSSPPSKRAMRKEDILSSATTRMTSEPIMHHELFETQHVWKR, from the exons ATGAACAAGGTCCTTTCAACCACTCTTTGCTTTGGACTCCTAACTTTGTTAActgtaatgatttttttggaaTTGGTGCATGGACAGCCATATCTTACCCAAG GAAATGAACTATTTCCAGATAAGGAAGATACAAATAATGAGGAACTACTGCTGGCtttactgaataaacattttgatTTCCAAAGACCTTCCAACATTG ATAGATAACTGGCTAGCAAATTGGAAGAACTTAAGCAG TTGGAAAAGCTAAAAGAGCAGTTTACGGAGGCAAAAGATGTTGAGATATCCTATGCTATAGATGGTCCATCTTCTTCCCCTCCAAGCAAGCGag ccatgagaaaggaggatATCCTGTCTTCTGCAACGACACGGATGACATCTGAGCCCATTATG CATCATGAACTATTTGAGACACAGCATGTCTGGAAGAGATGA